A window from Theobroma cacao cultivar B97-61/B2 chromosome 3, Criollo_cocoa_genome_V2, whole genome shotgun sequence encodes these proteins:
- the LOC18605225 gene encoding uncharacterized protein LOC18605225 — protein sequence MAFRSAGCWKQLANRLGGDATYATSTAPKMKSYAPTADFGYGQDVKPQKQVRGDFVPVYVAIGMIALSVTLGLKTALHQLKNSPQVRVNKKRRETLPEVEEPDRVLDEADKFLKQSFFRKVTHFQENDSAYAFHDSTRRDIFTHGPTPRAETLKSVGVDPKFRVLEG from the exons ATGGCATTTAGATCGGCT GGTTGTTGGAAGCAGTTAGCAAATCGCTTAGGAGGAGATGCAACATATGCAACCTCAACCGCACCAAAGATGAAGTCATACGCACCAACGGCCGATTTTGGTTACGGTCAAGATGTGAAGCCACAAAAGCAAGTGAGGGGTGACTTCGTTCCTGTCTACGTAGCAATCGGCATGATAGCGCTGTCAGTGACCCTGGGGCTTAAGACGGCACTGCATCAGCTGAAGAACTCGCCACAAGTGCGGGTGAACAAGAAGAGAAGGGAGACTCTGCCGGAGGTGGAGGAGCCTGATCGCGTGCTCGACGAAGCTGATAAGTTCCTCAAGCAGTCGTTTTTCAGGAAAGTTACCCATTTTCAGGAAAATGATTCTGCCTATGCCTTTCATGACTCCACACGCCGTGATATCTTCACTCACGGGCCTACGCCTCGGGCTGAAACTCTGAAATCAGTTGGTGTTGATCCCAAATTTCGTGTTCTAGAGGGTTAA